One Panicum virgatum strain AP13 chromosome 9K, P.virgatum_v5, whole genome shotgun sequence genomic region harbors:
- the LOC120651914 gene encoding shaggy-related protein kinase alpha-like has protein sequence MHMMRRLKSIASGRSSVSDPGGDSGSKRPKFEQDGAGDIVIEPHLNEDKPLRIDQESSSSSNRDAEASTSTSMKPVKTEEPGTDLLPKEMNDMTISDDKADGHNDKEIEGVTLDGNGTETGQIIVTTIGGHNGKPKQKVSYMAERVVGTGSFGVVFQAKCLETGETVAIKKVLQDKRYKNRELQTMQLLDHPNIVQLKHHFFSTTQRGEVYLNLVLEFVSETVYRVAKYYNRMNQRVPIIYVKLYAYQMCRALAYIHRVVGVCHRDIKPQNLLVNPHTHQLKICDFGSAKKLVPGEPNISYICSRYYRAPELIFGAMEYTTAIDIWSVGCVVAELMIGQPLFPGESGVDQLVEIIKILGTPTREEIRCMNPNYSEFKFPQIKAHPWHKLFGKRMPPEAVDLVSRLLQYSPNLRCTAVDACAHPFFDELRDPKVCLPNGRPLPPLFDFTAAELEGLPIELVHRIIPEHMRK, from the exons ATGCATATGATGCGGCGGCTGAAGAGCATCGCCTCCGGCCGCTCGTCCGTCTCCGATCCG GGTGGTGACTCTGGCTCCAAAAGGCCAAAGTTTGAGCAGGATGGAGCAGGAGATATTGTTATCGAACCACACTTAAATGAGGACAAACCTCTGCGAATAGACCAAGAATCATCGTCATCATCCAATAGGGATGCTGAGGCAAGCACATCCACTAGCATGAAGCCTGTTAAAACTGAAGAACCAGGAACAGATCTTCTTCCAAAAGAAATGAATGATATGACGATCAGTGATGATAAAGCTGATGGCCACAATGATAAG GAAATCGAAGGGGTTACTCTTGATGGAAATGGAACTGAGACAGGACAGATCATTGTGACAACAATAGGAGGTCATAATGGGAAGCCAAAGCAG AAGGTCTCATACATGGCAGAACGGGTTGTTGGTACTGGTTCATTTGGTGTAGTTTTCCAG GCAAAATGCTTGGAAACTGGTGAGACGGTGGCAATAAAAAAGGTGTTACAAGATAAGCGGTACAAGAATAGAGAGCTCCAAACTATGCAGTTACTTGACCACCCTAATATAGTTCAGCTGAAGCATCACTTCTTTTCAACAACTCAAAGGGGAGAAGTTTACCTCAACCTTGTGCTTGAATTTGTATCTGAGACAGTTTATCGTGTTGCCAAATACTACAATCGGATGAACCAGCGAGTGCCCATAATATATGTTAAGTTATATGCATATCAG ATGTGCCGTGCGCTTGCTTACATTCATCGTGTTGTTGGTGTTTGTCATCGTGATATTAAACCTCAAAATCTACTG GTCAATCCTCATACACATCAACTTAAGATTTGTGATTTTGGGAGTGCTAAGAAATTG GTCCCTGGTGAGCCTAACATATCATACATTTGCTCACGGTATTATAGGGCTCCTGAACTAATATTTGGAGCTATGGAGTATACTACTGCAATTGATATCTGGTCCGTTGGCTGTGTGGTAGCTGAGCTTATGATTGGTCAG CCTTTGTTTCCTGGTGAAAGTGGTGTTGATCAACTGGTGGAGATAATAAAG ATTTTGGGTACTCCAACAAGAGAGGAAATCAGGTGCATGAACCCTAATTACTCTGAGTTCAAGTTCCCTCAGATAAAGGCCCATCCCTGGCACAAG CTTTTTGGTAAGCGCATGCCACCTGAAGCTGTTGACCTCGTGTCAAGGTTACTTCAGTACTCACCAAACCTGCGCTGCACGGCT GTTGATGCTTGTGCCCATCCTTTCTTTGATGAGCTGCGAGACCCCAAAGTTTGCTTGCCAAATGGGCGGCCCCTGCCACCATTGTTCGACTTCACAGCAGCTG AACTTGAAGGGCTCCCAATTGAGCTTGTCCATCGTATCATTCCTGAGCACATGAGGAAGTGA